The genomic segment TGGTGCTGCCCTCTGGTGGAAAGCAAACCAGATGTTAGCTGAAAGCTTTGAGAGGCTTAGCGCTCCCTTAGTCTCCTATTATAAGACACACTGAAGCAATGGATCTCATCCTATGAGTCGCAACCCCCTTGGGGTCACATATGACATGATACGGAtaattcgtaacagtagcaaagttagttacgaaatagcaacaaaaataatcttcagATTGGGGGATCACAACGTGAGGAACAATATTAAAGGATTGCGGCATtaagaatgttgagaaccactgtgctagagcCTACACTCAGGGAGAATGGTTATGGAAGAAAACCAAGTTTTAAGCAGGTCACAGTAGTAGCAAAGTGTTCTCTCTCGTCTTATGGATAGGAAGGTACTTTGAAGAGAGGACATGAACTCTACCTTCCATGGGCCACTGTAGAATGGTCAGACAGGAATAAGGATCATTCCCAGCTGGCTTAGTGCTGAGGCTTTATGTATACCCACCTACCAGGGAGGATCCCCAAGACCTACAGGAAGGATATCGATGGGATTCAGGAAGAGATCCTTACTCAGGAGCTCCCACAATTCCATTAGCAAATGGAGTGTCTGCTTTCCCACAAGGCATTTGGAAACTTCTGCCTTCCCTCCAACTCActcaaatgaaaatgattttcgtgtgtgtgtgtgtgtgtgtgtgtgtgtgtgtgtgtgtgtgtgtgtttgtcatttTCAGAGTTCAGAAGAGTTGCTTCTCTCAGTTGGCCACATCAAACAGATAATTGGAATCCTAAGGGACTTCATCCGCTCCCCGGAGCACAGGGTGATGGCAGCCACAATATCAAAACTAAAAGTGGACCTGGACTTTGACAGCTCATCCATCAACCAGATTCACCTGATTCTGTTTGGGTTCCAAGATGCTGTGAGTACACCATCAGGCCCTGGAGAACATGATAGCCAAACCAGTTCACTCACCATGTTCTTCTATAGCACCCATTCCTCATTTGTTTACAACCTCAATCACAGATCTTAGCAGCTTTGTAAACATTAAGCACATAGTAGTGACATCACTTTGTGAAGTGTACCAATTGCATTTGACCACGGAAAGCATGGGATATGGGAAGATGGCATTGGCCAGCAGTGGCTATACTTTTGTGCCTGTCCAGATGTATATCGCTTCAGTTCTAAAGCCAGGTCTGGTTTATCTTGTTACAATCTCCCAATATAGTCCGTCTGTTGTGTcatagatgctcaataaatgttcCTTGAATAGACAACCAAGAGGCCCGATGACATGGATCCCATTGTGATATTCATAATTTAGAATCCATTGTGACCTAGGTCTGCCTAGAGGAAGATTCATTCAGAAGAATGAACCAGGCAGAAATCCAGGGCAGCACAACAATTCATCTCAGTGGgaatagaaagaaattagaattagTAAGTCTGTTTCTTAAAAGTTCAATGGAATAAACATAGgaacttttgtgatttttttttttaggtcaatAGAATTTTGAGAAACCACTTAATTAGGCCCCACTGGATGTTTGCAATGGACAACATCATTCGCAGAGCTGTGCAGGCTGCAGTTACCATTCTTATTCCAGGTAAGTGCCCTTTTGCACTCAAGAGCAGTTACAGGCTGCTGAAAAGGCCAGTAGTATCCTCAGCATCCaactttgttttgttgctttgtttcattttggcttTATACTTCCCTGCAGTTAAGTAAATGCTCTCATAGATCTTTCTGGAACTAAAAGTCTATGTTAACATCTTGTGGTGCCCTGTTTACCTACCTCCTAGGCATTAATGGTAACTGTGTACAGATTATATTTTTGATCTTAACAGGGAGTCAACATTTGAATGCAGGGATCCTTTAGTGCTCACATAGCTTCCTCAATGTGCATGCTTATCAGATAGTTGATAATTACGTACCTCTTTATCCCCTTAGAATCAACTTATAGTGGCTATAGATCTGTATGtgggtgcatgcacatgcatggtcATTCTGGGGAACCAACTCAGGGTTTTGTGTTCTGAAGCACATGCTGTACCTTTCTGAGCTATGTGCCCCAAGCCCAATGCGAGgctttctttttgaaatgtaGTGCCCAGGTTGCTTCTCCTGTGGTCCTATGGCTGTGGATGGTAGGCTTTAGAATTGTTGCCCCTTCCTCTTGACCCTGGACCCTTGCCGGTCACTTCTGCCTGCTCTCAAATGCTCCCTAGAACAGGCACCAAGCAGAGCATTGGCCTGTTTGTAGCATTCATGGCTTGCTGACCTTCACATCCTTCATCCTCAGTTTCTTCTTGTGTAAACTGACTGGGAAGGACTATATTTACATTGCAGAGTCCAATCAAGTCATGTCTTTAGTCATACAGCAAATACAGCGTTTGAATTGCCTGTGCTATCCTGTACCTTGGTGTGTTTTCACAGAGCTCCAAGCCCACTTTGAGCCTGCTTCTGAGACTGAAGGGGTAGACAAGGACACAGAAGTGGAAGGGGACTATCCTCTAGTAGACCTTCTCAGCCAAGAAGTACATGTAACACCCAGAGGCACCAGACCTGGCTCAGTGGCTATCCAGGAGGGCCAGCCCCACCAGCAGGACCCAAGTCTCCAACTGAGCAAGCTCCGGCAAGAGACCAACAGGTCGGGATCTTGCAAACCCTGTTCAGGACTGAGACCCTGGTCACTACTGAGaatccaccccccacccccagacatgGAAAATATATATTCACTATCAGCAAACTGGGACATGGGTACATTTACTGCTTCAGCAGGAACCAAGGCCTCCTCCCTTTCAATGCCAGGAATCATCAGTACAGTGCCTTGTCACAGTCACACAATCTTCCATCTCAAAAAGTATCTGAGTTTTATCATCATAATAGAGCCCTTGGTATGCCAAGTGAGCCAGCAGGGGACAGCTGCAGTCTGCCCCACAGAAGCAGTTGGAGGAGTAGGGCAATTAGCACTTTGTAGACAGTGATGTGTCCTATAGCCCTGTCCTTATGCCTTCCTAACCTTGTTAGTGAATGTAATTCCCCTTTGCTCTGGAAATTCCTAATTGTCAATAATCTTTTAAGAAATGTTATCCACAGCCACAATAAACTAGCTGGTGATTATTCCAATTGCCACATTTTTACTTGTGGCAGTGCTGTCTAAATGGGGGAGATTAGGTACTGGGCATGTGTTGggttttaaatagattttaacCTTATGTTACTAATTTTTAAGACCTGGAATTTTAAATGATCATGATGGCAATACTCAGATTTAAAATGATGACAAATGTAAAAGTTGGTAGTAAAATTCATAGCATTTCTTTGAAGTGTCTTTGCAGAAAGATTTGTGATCATCCAACTCACTATTAATGTGACTAGCTAATAATTTAACCTGCCTATCCTCATGGTCTGGCATAAACTTGGAAATCATGTCCATTAACCACACAGAGGCTCAAGCTACTTAACGAAGGCAGGCAGGGCCTGAAAAAATCCTGAAAAAGGATTTTTGACTTGTTGAATGCTAGTATTTTTGCCTTGTGGTCTTGCTGGGTAGAAgtgtccacaaaaaaaaaaaatgaccacaaAACAGTGTTTTCATCCACTTACATATTATGGCTGTGCCTTCTCAGGGCAACATCAATAATGAACTTCGGTAATTTAAAGCTTAGTCCTTGAGTCCTTTGTTCACCAATACAGATAAACTAATTAAAAGAGCATGCCAGGTGGTTAAAATAAACTAACCTTGTTTATTAAAGACATAAGCAAACAAAAGGAGGCTAGCCATGGTTCTGACTTGCAACCCTGTTCCCTTCCAGGGCTAAGGGGCTAGCATGTGGAGATCCGGAAGTCTGAGGCTTAACTGTACAAAGACTTGCCTTTCATGTCCCAGGGAGACCATGAGTAGACTGTCAGAAAATGAGTAAGGCCCTACTTCTGAGACTGAGTAAACTGCTTAAAGAAACTGCATGGAAAAGAATGTTCACTTCCTAAGAATTGTTCTAAGGCTTAAATGTTCTACAGGCAGTCCTGGGTCCTACTTAAAGTACACAGTCAGTGCTAGCAGCATGCCTCCCCAGCTGTTCTTACCAAATATTACTCTCTTGCTTTGGCTCCTAATGAGCTGAGAAAAGGCAGCTACCTATCCTGGATCCAGCTATTTTATCTAACTTGGTTTTAATAATCAGGTGGCCCTTCTGGCCAAGTTCTAATGATCAACAGGAAATTCAGTTTTGGTTCCTGatacattttgaaacaaaatgtGTCTTAGTCCACAAAGGCtgctctaaaataaataaataaaaaaaaaatccaatttctcACAGCTCTGCACATTGCAATCTACAATCAAAGTCCAGGCAGACTTAGTGCCCGAGGGTCTGCCTGCTGGTGTATACTGTATACTCAAAGTGTCATCAAATGGTGTCAAGGCACTAGTTTCCCCTTCTCAAAGCCTCTTAAATCATCTTAGTAAGAATTTCAGGAGGGATACAGACATCAACTCCATTGTAAAATATACCCACACTCAGTATTGGGTCTTTGCTgtcaagaagaaaaacagttcTATCTAGGCAGAAAGCTACTGGACAGAAATCTTTAGTCAGAGCTCAGCTGCTTCTCTTTGTGGCCCCACAGTTGGGattgtatcttttttgtttgcttttccaatATCTAATGTTCATCAAATGTATGAATTGAAATGTGAATACTCTATGCATGatgggtttcttgtttttttaaaaacagactttGGGAACACCTAGTTCAAAAGGAGAGGGAGTACCAGAGTCTTCTTCGGTTAATTCTAGAGCAGAAAACTCAAGAATTATATCACCTTCAGTTCCGATACAAACCCAATGGTGAGTCGCTTTCCCTTTGCTCGCACATAGGTGTCAAAGAGGGACAAACTACTACAAATCTGACTTCTGccttgaagaaaacaaatgattgaGGTTACCATATACTATATGAACAGAAATCATAATGGGGAGAGCTCAGAAGATTAAGGAAGGACAGGGTAACAAAAATGTATCTTGACTTTTGAATCAAAAAGGATCCCTACATTAGACTGACTCTCATGTGCCCCTCAGGCACAGAGTAGCTCTTGGAATGAAAAACTGGAAGCTCTGCTACAAAGTCTTAACACAGACTTCAAGATGCAGTGTAGTGAGGACTACCCAGCCTGAGAGAAGATACTCTAAAGATGAGAACAAGCATTTAAGTGAGACTGAATATCTCAAGTTCCGAACTTACTAAAAGCTTCTTAGGTAGAGATGAATTCTCTCTGGAAAGGGACCCCAAGAACTATAAAAAGTAGCTGAATCAAACAAgtttaattcatttccttttcacatcacatttatatttctgtttgGATACATCATTNNNNNNNNNNNNNNNNNNNNNNNNNNNNNNNNNNNNNNNNNNNNNNNNNNNNNNNNNNNNNNNNNNNNNNNNNNNNNNNNNNNNNNNNNNNNNNNNNNNNNNNNNNNNNNNNNNNNNNNNNNNNNNNNNNNNNNNNNNNNNNNNNNNNNNNNNNNNNNNNNNNNNNNNNNNNNNNNNNNNNNNNNNNNNNNNNNNNNNNNNNNNNNNNNNNNNNNNNNNNNNNNNNNNNNNNNNNNNNNNNNNNNNNNNNNNNNNNNNNNNNNNNNNNNNNNNNNNNNNNNNNNNNNNNNNNNNNNNNNNNNNNNNNNNNNNNNNNNNNNNNNNNNNNNNNNNNNNNNNNNNNNNNNNNNNNNNNNNNNNNNNNNNNNNNNNNNNNNNNNNNNNNNNNNNNNNNNNNNNNNNNNNNNNNNNNNNNNNNNNNNNNNNNNNNNNNNNNNNNNNNNNNNNNNNNNNNNNNNNNNNNNNNNNNNNNNNNNNNNNNNNNNNNNNNNNNNNNNNNNNNNNNNNNNNNNNNNNNNNNNNNNNNNNNNNNNNNNNNNNNNNNNNNNNNNNNNNNNNNNNNNNNNNNNNNNNNNNNNNNNNNNNNNNNNNNNNNNNNNNNNNNNNNNNNNNNNNNNNNNNNNNNNNNNNNNNNNNNNNNNNNNNNNNNNNNNNNNNNNNNNNNNNNNNNNNNNNNNNNNNNNNNNNNNNNNNNNNNNNNNNNNNNNNNNNNNNNNNNNNNNNNNNNNNNNNNNNNNNNNNNNNNNNNNNNNNNNNNNNNNNNNNNNNNNNNNNNNNNNNNNNNNNNNNNNNNNNNNNNNNNNNNNNNNNNNNNNNNNNNNNNNNNNNNNNNNNNNNNNNNNNNNNNNNNNNNNNNNNNNNNNNNNNNNNNNNNNNNNNNNNNNNNNNNNNNNNNNNNNNNNNNNNNNNNNNNNNNNNNNNNNNNNNNNNNNNNNNNNNNNNNNNNNNNNNNNNNNNNNNNNNNNNNNNNNNNNNNNNNNNNNNNNNNNNNNNNNNNNNNNNNNNNNNNNNNNNNNNNNNNNNNNNNNNNNNNNNNNNNNNNNNNNNNNNNNNNNNNNNNNNNNNNNNNNNNNNNNNNNNNNNNNNNNNNNNNNNNNNNNNNNNNNNNNNNNNNNNNNNNNNNNNNNNNNNNNNNNNNNNNNNNNNNNNNNNNNNNNNNNNNNNNNNNNNNNNNNNNNNNNNNNNNNNNNNNNNNNNNNNNNNNNNNNNNNNNNNNNNNNNNNNNNNNNNNNNNNNNNNNNNNNNNNNNNNNNNNNNNNNNNNNNNNNNNNNNNNNNNNNNNNNNNNNNNNNNNNNNNNNNNNNNNNNNNNNNNNNNNNNNNNNNNNNNNNNNNNNNNNNNNNNNNNNNNNNNNNNNNNNNNNNNNNNNNNNNNNNNNNNNNNNNNNNNNNNNNNNNNNNNNNNNNNNNNNNNNNNNNNNNNNNNNNNNNNNNNNNNNNNNNNNNNNNNNNNNNNNNNNNNNNNNNNNNNNNNNNNNNNNNNNNNNNNNNNNNNNNNNNNNNNNNNNNNNNNNNNNNNNNNNNNNNNNNNNNNNNNNNNNNNNNNNNNNNNNNNNNNNNNNNNNNNNNNNNNNNNNNNNNNNNNNNNNNNNNNNNNNNNNNNNNNNNNNNNNNNNNNNNNNNNNNNNNNNNNNNNNNNNNNNNNNNNNNNNNNNNNNNNNNNNNNNNNNNNNNNCTCTGGATCAGCCGTGGCAAACTGGGCAGCATCCTCGATTTCTTTCCTCACTTCCACATCAATCTCCTAAACAGCAGATTACAATGCAAGAGATTGTTTTCAATCAAGGGCAGTTTTGGAACCAACTAGAATGTTGGAGAACCTGTTGGTAGTGATATTATGTGATTCTTCAACAGCATatgaattaaaaatggaaagcCTGATTTTTAGGAAAAAGGGAGAAACAATGTTTTTGTATGAATGTGATTATTAGTCACTTAAGACAGTGAGTTTGTAACTCTTAAttgtctgtagaggccagagctgATGTCAGGTATCATCTtccattgctctccaccttatttttttgagtcgGTATTATCTATCATTGAGGGTTGGCCAGCATGCTCCAAGAATCTGCTTCTCTCTACTTCTACCAGAGCTAGGGTTGTATGCATGCACCAATATGCCCATTTTCTGTGATGTGGGGATTCCACACTCAAATCCTCCTGCATGTGCAGCAggtactttaccaactaagccatctcccttgCCCTGGTTCATTCTCAGCAAGAGGACCAAAATATAGCCCTGTAGAGCACTTTCTAAGTTTGAAAAAGCTCAACTCTCTGGCCATCTAAGGGTGACATTTTGTGAGGGGTGGAAGACTGGTATAGTACCCAACTTTAAAGCCAGACTTAAACCTCCAAGAGCAACTATACCTTTAATTCTTCAACACTTGCAAGATTGCTGTTCACCATCCTATCCTTGAGAAGCATAATAGGGTCGCTCTTACTTCTTACTTCCTGGATTTCCTCTCGAGTGCGGTAACTGTGGAAAAGGGAGATGCAGTGAGTGACAGACCCATAAAAATAATGCCTGTGGACCAGACAGCTGAGTGAAGTATACGAGTATTTTTGAAAAAGAGGAACAAGTTAATAGTGATGTCATGTCACTGTGGGAATAGCAGGGTGACAGGCTGTTAGGCATCTTTTATAGAAAGTTGTTAGCATCTCTattggtcaggcactggcagagcctctcaggggacagctatatcaagctcctgtcagccttCACTTcccagcaatagtgtctgggtttggtggctgcttGCAGCAagcatcagactgagcatggggaactccaatagaggagttaggggaagagctgaaggggtttgcaatcccataggaagaacaacaatatgaacctaccagacctcccccacccccgcagagctcccagggactaaaccaccaaccaaagagtacacatggtgggagtaatggttccagatgcatatgtagcaaaggatggcctagtcgggtcatcaatgggaggagaggctcttggtcctgtaaaggttctatgccccagtgtaggggaatgccaaggccaggaagcaggagagagtgggttggtgagcagggggaaggggcaggaagtgggggaggggttggagaggaaactgggagaggggttatcatttgaaatgtaaataaagaaaatatctaataaagaaagaaagttatttGCTCCAACTTCAGGCTTCTCTGGCATTCTGACAAGGGCCAAGTTTTGATCCGCTTCTTTGATCTGGAAGGCAGGGCCATCACTTCTGCCTCTTTAGCCTCAAATTTTTACATGGATAGGGCAAATGGAGGCTGGAAGTTGTGATAATTACCCATTCTGAAGCATCACAATACCTACCAATAAGGAAATATACAGGCCTCGCCTTTCTCACTAAGACCCCAAAGCAACACGGCCAGCAAAATGTTGGACACCAAGTTTCTGCCCGGTTACTTTTGAAAAAATGTCAGGGTTCTATGGTGGGGCAGTTGCTACACAACATCCACTTGTCCACATAATTTGTTCTCTGCCTGCCCTTAGTCCATTCTAGAAAGGCTAAACTTAAAACTGACTTCAATTGTAGCAAGCCTAATTCAGAATTCCATATTACAGCTAAGTGAAAGAGGACAAACTTCCCATGTAGCAGTTAGCCCTGCTCCCCTACCAGTGAGATtttcaaactccagtcctcttcaGGTAGAACTAAACAACCCCAAAACAGACCTGCCTTACATTCAATTCTACACTGTAATTTAGTTACATaatgctcttttaaaaattactgctCATGCTGTAACACATAGGATACATACACTGCAGGAATCTTCAGGCTGCTTTCAAACTAAGACTCAAAATAAGCACTTGATGCCAACAGAACTGCAATTTTACTTAAGTAGCCCAAAGCCTGCCCACCCACTATGGAAACCACATGCAGATTCCTCACAACCCTACCTTACTCCAGGGTCACTCATGCTATGTCCATGGTAGCGGTAAGTCTGTAGCTCCATCAGGATGGGCCCCTAAAACAAACCCATAAGTGATTAAGACAATGTGAATGGGTGCCAAGGTTCATTGGCCTCAAATGGAGACATTCAATGCATTCTTAATCCTTCAATGTATCATCTCAGCTGTCAAGAGCTTACTGTTTGATTCTTAAGACCTACTTATCTCATGTTTCATCCTcaattttatcaaaaataaactACAGGGGCATGTTTTCTGGGCTTAGAACAACTCGTTAAACTTTGCTACGTGACCCTCCTTTTAAGCTAGTCTCACTGTTGCCTGTTCCCTCTGTGCCATACACTGACACAAACAGCAGCGAGACAGATTACACTTGATAGCCTATTAAGTAAAAGTAGGCTTGGGAGGGATTCTAAGTTTGATCATCCAAGGATGGGATGGGAACACAGGATTAGGtgaatcaaacaacaaaacaagatcaAGTTGATGTCAAAGTGAAGACAAAATGCCAAGGAGACAACAGAGAGAAAGGCGAAGTGTTTACCAGGTGAGCCACCTCATTGGATTCTGTCTTAGAGAGCTCATTAGCCCAGGATAGTTCTAACTGCTATCTGGAAAAGCTTCTTTGAACTTTGAGATAAATGTCATAAATTTATAACCTAAAAGCCTAAGAAAAAGTTTCTAGTCTTACCTTACCAGACCTGCAATAGGCAGCTGCAAACTTTGTTGCCTCTCGGACACACAAGATATCCATTCCATCTACCTGTTGATAGAGGTGGAAGGGGCAGAATGTAACTGAACTGTCCAAACCTATGTCACTGTAATTGTGGTGCTGGAGaatggaatccagggcctcacacatgcaagTTCTCAGCCACTAAGCCACACCTCTTGTTCTCCCACTCAGCTTTTCTACGACCTATTCAGGCATAAGGTGATGAAATCATAGAGCAGCTAGGGACCTTACCCTGAGTCCAGGAATAAAATCTCCTCTTTTGTAGTAGTCTGTGCTGGCTGCTGCTCTCTCGACCGATGTCCCCATGCCATAGCGGTTATTCTCACAGATGAAAATACAAGGTAATTTCCACAATGCTGCCATATTGTAAGCTTCAAAGATCTGACcctgaaaatatttcataaaatgttcAAGTGGTTTAGTTTGCTCATTTCTCTAGACCATTCCCATTCCTAACAACCTGTGCTCTATGTAACACAGAAAGCTTGCACGGAGGCTGTGAGAGCCTTTACAACCAAGTTTTtggtggggagggaaaggagcATGTGCTGGCCATAGTAGGGAGATGTGGCGGGCACTGTAAAACTAGTATACATCTGGGGGGGTTGTCTACTAATATAGGATACACTGTCAAGAAGAACAgggagaggccaggcagtggtggcacatgcctttaatcccagcacttgggaggcaaagacagccagatttctgagttcgaggccagcctggtctacagagtgagttccaggacaaccagagctacacagagaaaaccctgtctcgaaaaaccaaaaaacaaacaaacaaacaaaaaaagaacatggaGAAACACTGAGCTAGCAATTAGTTTTATACTCTCATTCATCTGTCATATTCATTTGACCAGATAATCAGAGTGACCCTGCAGCATCTGAGATTCAGCATCTGAGACATGTCTCACTAAGTGCCTATCCAGAGAGTGGTGATAAATGAAACCAAGACAGGCTGAGCCAAGAAACCAACAATTAAGATTCTAACCCTATAGGAATCTGGCACTGCCCTGGAGTCCAAGAAAGTAAGAGTCTATACATATTTACAAGTGGGGCTGAACACATgttaaaagcacatactgctcttatagaaaactcaggttcagttcccagcacccacatgtgacagctcacaaccatcttaatCCCTCAGCTCTAGAGGATCTCCTGACCTCTATTAGCACCAGGCAGACATgcagtacacaaacacacacaggcaaaacaatcacacacataaaGCTAAATAGATCTTTTTCATAGGGCCATAAAACCAGATGTGAGTCTGCCACATGAAGTGGTATTTCAATAAACAATATACCATTTCTTTTAAGTCCAAATATGACTTAGTCACAACATGAATATTCAGAGATGCACTTACCTGATTAGCAGCACCATCACCATACAATGTCAAACAGACCTCATCTTTTCCATTGTACTTGCAGGCCAGAGCAATTCCTGCTCCCAGGGGCACCTACAAAAACCCCCACCAGGAAAGGAGGCAGTAGAAATTAATCAACTTCTGGAGAGACGCTGGAGCTAAACTCCCACCCAACGGgttattttcaacaaaacataAATACTATATTGTTCCAACAAGGGCTGATATTTGTCCAACCAAAGATTTAACCACTGATCCTGACAAGGTAAACGTGGAGACCTAGGTATATTATACAATAAAAACCTACCGCATTGGACATTGTATGCTGTTAATGTTTCACCTCTCATTGATAAGAATGAGCACACCCTAATGAAAGTAAGGCTTTGATTTTGACTAGGCTGTCAACCTAACAGACCCTTTCTTGTAGCTGGGCCCCAGAATGAGCATTATCTATGAGAGTGAGGTAAGGAGCGATTCAATTTACTGAGATACAATAAGGTGAAGGGATAGCTCCACGGCTCCAGGCTCTTACTTATGAAACACAGCAGAAAGAGTGAACTTTAAATCACTACCCAAATCTCCCTACTAACTAAGAAATTGGTAAGATTAAGTGATTAAGTGTTGAAAGACAAACCAAACCCCCAAATGTTATTGCAATCCTTCAAGAGAGTAGTTCTCTGGGGTGAAGTTCCTGAAGACACAACACAGGCCAGGACCCAATCTACTAACATCTTCCCCAGTTACCTGAGCTCCAACGATGCCATTGCCCCCATAGAAGTTCTTGGCATACATGTGCATTGATCCGCCTTTCCCTTTAGCACAACCTCCTCTTCGTCCTAGAAACGGCAGCACACATCTGTGCATGAAAAACCAACCACACAAAGCAATAACCACCACCAAATCCAATTGTTTAAACACTGGTCCCTTCAGGAAAACACCTTCCGCCTTGTCTCCCTGTCGGATCAGGAAGGTTAGACTAACCCTCCAGTGTCTGCTCTCTAGTCACTTACCCTAAATTAGCATGCAGTTTTGACATTGGGTGTGGGGGGAGTACATAAACCTCACTTCTACACTGGTATACTAAAAAATATAGGACCCAAAAATATCACAGGAAAGAGGAATATTAAATAGCTATCTAGAATCTGTCAGCATGTTACTTTCTCTATTAGACTTCTTGCTGGCCTTTTTAGTGACAGCAAACTTTATTCCCACTGTACAGTGCTATGATTTTTCAATTTCACCTGAAGGGTCAGACAGCCTCATAAATGGTTTCCTTAAAAGTACCAAAATGCCACACCAGAAGgatcatttcaatttttttttttttaccactaaCTCATAATGCTTAGCAGCTTACTGGGAGATATCTGAATACCCCCTCCACTCACTAGCCCCTCTCTGTAAATCTACAACAAACCTGTTAGCTCCGCAAGAATTGCTCGGACAGGCAGGCCCCTAGTGAAGGTGAAACCATGTGCTCGATAGGCAGTGATGAGATGGTCCGTGGGGTTTATGCCAGCCTCCAGGCCTACACAGCAGGCTTCCTGGAGTAAAGGGGGAACCAGGAAGCAATGCCATTTTCAcgtttaaataaaaagtttttaattagtaccagttaaaaaaaagtcagggtAGTAAATCCTGCTACTAGTAACCCAAAAAACAAAGGTCCAAACCATAAATCATAACCAATCCACAAATGTGCTATTTCTTTTAGCCTGGACAGTTTTGAAAATAATCCAATAGAATGTAATAAAAACCAAAGAGGCCTTAGTTAGTTCTGTGTTCCCATATGGAAGTAACTGACTAGAACCTTTGGGTGGGGCATAACCATCCCAACTTCCCACTGATCCATCTTACATATTTTGTTATACATGGCCCACTTCATTTATTCTACCTAGGTAGCTCCCATACGTTTCTGAATTTGACAGCAGTAACTTCAACCAATTGTGCCTGCAGTAACTGTCAAGTTAAAAAGTTCTagaattgccgggcggtggtggcgcacgcctttaatcccagcacttgggaggcagaggcaggcggatctctgagtttgaggccagtctgatttacagagtgagttccaggacagctgaggcgacacagagaaaccctgtctcgaaaaaaaccaacccccccccaaaaaaaagttctagaatggggctggagagatggccc from the Mastomys coucha isolate ucsf_1 chromosome X, UCSF_Mcou_1, whole genome shotgun sequence genome contains:
- the Pdha1 gene encoding pyruvate dehydrogenase E1 component subunit alpha, somatic form, mitochondrial gives rise to the protein MRKMLAAVSRVLAGAAQKPASRVLVASRNFANDATFEIKKCDLHRLEEGPPVTTVLTREDGLKYYRMMQTVRRMELKADQLYKQKIIRGFCHLCDGQEACCVGLEAGINPTDHLITAYRAHGFTFTRGLPVRAILAELTGRRGGCAKGKGGSMHMYAKNFYGGNGIVGAQVPLGAGIALACKYNGKDEVCLTLYGDGAANQGQIFEAYNMAALWKLPCIFICENNRYGMGTSVERAAASTDYYKRGDFIPGLRVDGMDILCVREATKFAAAYCRSGKGPILMELQTYRYHGHSMSDPGVSYRTREEIQEVRSKSDPIMLLKDRMVNSNLASVEELKEIDVEVRKEIEDAAQFATADPE